A single window of Oncorhynchus clarkii lewisi isolate Uvic-CL-2024 chromosome 10, UVic_Ocla_1.0, whole genome shotgun sequence DNA harbors:
- the LOC139418218 gene encoding uncharacterized protein isoform X4 — translation MPPRKKLENRGTDDCPRKRRRAQEEGNVVILDRDEDEDFRPTSSSSSRGERKQEKESRTRSNEMTEEEMLDLAMRLSKQEASSAALQQRQEEEAVRKAIAESLYADSPTHPTQQCQHSPPEGESSVQPPRCKLSYPNHGVADREGARGGDVHVGVAPSDRRRRGKKEGSPLLDMPDLSQTQKVYSQSSPLSQASTSVPLPSSQEEGSSQRNLFGDRSANAIESQDYNNSTKSDSQSQLRIKSPGFPSTTAPQANKPVLCLEKLSQDLLVDCQASGFLLKGHPSLTLPTKSQKSQSYQPKSPTFSNTPVFSKTERGVEPGQSSPSFPKRAMFSNCDSGEEEKEASPTIPKSLVFFKTDRGKAEEQGSPTSPKSTMFSKTERGPEEKETFSGSPVFTRTDQIRDQGPQSCVESVSATGDYEDGDRDDAVKGRDASECLPPCPRTTLSLNKRFVPIRKTAGVSDKVVDQEERKGEPSQRTVNRISTPAELAAEEDLNSEELTLALETQPMQELTSNMALRWSDDDEEENGPEKSAHSPSPVFPQENDLTQPSNQGLSPNTHDHRSPQHRHSPCLVPKKRTHNFDGAACEEGESQSKCIRKKFTFKGMYGAPSPSLLRQAAGRSQDEAKGGSTSSHQPLASSSSLSPPTDGQGYGGVVRYYWGVPFCPRGHNPDAYTQVILSQLEVYEKSLKEAQRGLLRKAGWGEPVLPGPPEKPFSRRGRLERRRAQRLLEEEERGGKHQEELVEVVEDDDEEEGEKRARQLSRWGVEGGGKRGRQEWKDCQDLFVSSPEQEEKSASPVFHADTSQLILLQRRLGLRRKEERLAEKQPPDLLEEREEDEKEENMDDKEGGEKREEEEVDVRGLQVPETQLSDDSTQDLMVTSPAQLQPESQSLPQIQTFLSSPRPLEQHEEGMLVVGEEEGRRSSPVGIPAVGEDVRMEEDIPEPAFPRSPNMDCPMCMRLFPLTEIEMHAAYCDGTTGIMEEEMAEESHSQVSVKAGRKRTRRGENIGEEQPSSSGSGKVVQGEKCFLCQQLFPLKYHEKHVEGCIKNKEFSKAAPRDGQSGDLLSALDQTEHIYSGTAEAKPCDTTANNQQSGLIDDLDTAESGGRGDFSAPGFRGKVSPSLSVSE, via the exons ATGCCTCCTCGGAAAAAGCTAGAGAACAGAGGCACGGATGATTGTCCCAGGAAACGACGACGAGCTCAGGAAGAGGGCAATGTCGTCATCTTAGACAGAGACGAG GATGAAGACTTCAGAccgacatcatcatcatcatcaagagGGGAGCGCAaacaggagaaggagagtagaACACGATCAAACG AGATGACAGAGGAGGAGATGCTGGACCTGGCCATGAGACTGAGTAAACAGGAGGCCAGCAGCGCTGCTCTCCAGCAACGACAGGAGGAAGAGGCCGTGAGGAAGGCCATCGCTGAAAGCCTCTAC GCAGACAGCCCTACTCATCCTACACAACAATGTCAACATTCTCctccagagggagagagcagcgtACAGCCCCCCAGGTGTAAACTCTCCTACCCTAACCATGGTGTGGCTGACAGGGAGGGAGCCCGCGGTGGAGATGTTCATGTAGGGGTGGCTCCctcagacaggaggaggagggggaagaaggaGGGAAGCCCATTACTAGATATGCCTGACCTGTCTCAGACCCAGAAGGTCTACTCCCAGTCCTCCCCCCTCAGCCAAGCTTCCACCTCAGTGCCTCTCCCATCCTCACAG GAAGAGGGGTCTTCTCAGAGGAACCTTTTCGGAGACCGCTCAGCCAACGCAATTGAATCTCAGGACTACAACAACTCCACAAAGAGTGACTCCCAGTCCCAACTCAGGATCAAGTCCCCTGGTTTCCCTTCCACTACGGCTCCCCAAGCCAACAAACCTGTCCTGTGCCTGGAGAAGCTTAGCCAGGACCTCCTAGTAGACTGTCAGGCCTCTGGGTTCCTACTAAAGGGTCATCCCAGCTTAACGCTTCCCACAAAGTCCCAGAAATCTCAATCTTATCAGCCCAAGAGCCCCACATTCTCCAATACCCCTGTGTTTTCCAAAACagagagaggtgtggaaccagGCCAAAGTAGTCCCTCCTTTCCTAAACGCGCCATGTTCTCTAATTGTGATTCaggagaggaagaaaaagagGCCAGTCCCACCATTCCTAAAAGCCTGGTCTTTTTCAAGACTGATAGAGGAAAGGCAGAGGAACAAGGGAGTCCAACTTCTCCTAAAAGCACCATGTTCTCTAAGACTGAAAGAGGACCAGAAGAGAAAGAGACCTTCTCTGGAAGTCCAGTCTTTACCAGAACTGATCAGATAAGGGACCAGGGTCCACAGAGCTGTGTTGAAAGTGTTTCTGCAACAGGAGACTatgaggatggagacagagatgaTGCTGTGAAGGGCAGGGATGCCTCAGAGTGCCTTCCACCATGCCCCAGAACAACCCTGTCCCTGAACAAGAGATTTGTGCCTATAAGGAAGACTGCTGGAGTTTCAGACAAAGTTGTTGACCAAGAGGAACGCAAGGGTGAACCCTCGCAGAGAACTGTAAACAGGATTAGCACGCCTGCAGAGTTGG CTGCAGAAGAAGACCTTAATTCAGAGGAACTTACATTGGCTTTGGAGACTCAGCCAATGCAGGAGTTAACCAGTAATATGGCGCTACGCTGGTCAGATGATGACGAAGAGGAAAATGGTCCTGAAAAG tcagCTCACTCGCCCAGCCCAGTCTTCCCACAGGAGAATGACCTCACTCAGCCAAGCAACCAGGGTCTCTCCCCAAACACCCACGACCACCGTTCCCCCCAACACAGACACAGCCCCTGCCTCGTCCCCAAGAAACGCACTCACAACTTCGACGGCGCCGCGTGCGAGGAGGGGGAGAGCCAGTCCAAGTGCATCCGGAAGAAGTTCACCTTCAAGGGCATGTATGgagccccctctccctctcttctcagaCAGGCTGCAGGTAGGAGCCAGGATGAGGCCAAAGGCGGAAGCACCTCTTCCCACCAGCCCCTGGCCTCCTCCAGcagcctctctccccccacagACGGCCAGGGTTATGGGGGAGTGGTGCGCTACTATTGGGGTGTGCCTTTCTGTCCACGGGGGCATAACCCAGACGCCTACACACAG GTGATCCTGTCCCAGCTGGAGGTGTATGAGAAGAGCCTGAAGGAGGCCCAGAGGGGTCTGCTGAGGAAGGCAGGCTGGGGGGAGCCAGTCCTCCCTGGGCCTCCAGAGAAACCCTTCTCCAGGAGGGGACGCCTCGAGAGACGCAGGGCCCAACGACTcctggaagaagaggagagagggggaaaacatCAGGAAGAGCTAGTGGAGGTGGTagaagatgatgatgaagaggagggagagaagagggcgaGACAGCTGTCACGGTGGGGGGTggaagggggagggaagagaggaaggcaGGAGTGGAAGGACTGCCAGGATCTGTTTGTGTCCTCTCCTGAACAAGAGGAA AAATCTGCCTCCCCTGTATTTCATGCAGATACCAGTCAGCTAATTCTACTTCAACG GAGACTTGGCCTTAGAAGAAAAGAGGAAAGACTAGCAGAAAAACAACCACCTGACttactggaggagagggaggaagacgaGAAGGAAGAAAATATGGATGATAAAGAgggtggagagaagagggaggaggaagaagtgGATGTCAGAGGCTTACAAGTTCCAG AGACCCAACTCAGTGACGACAGCACTCAAGACCTCATGGTCACCAGCCCTGCACAG CTCCAGCCAGAGAGCCAGTCCCTGCCTCAGATCCAGACCTTTCTTTCATCACCCCGTCCTCTGGAACAGCATGAAGAGGGGATGTTGGtggttggagaggaggaggggcggAGGAGTAGCCCTGTGGGGATCCCTGCTGTAGGAGAGGATGTTCGGATGGAGGAGGATATCCCAGAGCCTGCCTTCCCTCGGAGCCCCAACATGGACTGTCCCATGTGCATGCGTCTCTTCCCCCTGACGGAGATTGAGATGCACGCTGCTTACTGTGACGGTACCACCGGTATCATGGAGGAGGAAATGGCAGAGGAGAGCCACTCGCAGG TTTCAGTCAAGGCTGGTAGGAAGAGGACCAGAAGGGGTGAGAACATTGGAGAGGAGCAGCCCAGCTCTTCTGGCTCTGGCAA GGTGGTACAGGGAGAGAAGTGCTTCCTGTGTCAGCAACTATTTCCTCTCAAGTACCATGAGAAGCATGTAGAGGGCTGCATCAAGAACAAAGAGTTCTCCAAGGCTGCACCCAGAGATGGACAG AGTGGAGACTTGCTGAGTGCTCTGGACCAGACAGAGCATATATATTCAG GGACTGCTGAGGCCAAACCATGTGATACTACCGCCAATAACCAACAAAG TGGCCTGATTGATGATCTGGACACAGCAGAATCTGGGGGAAGAGGAGACTTCAGCGCCCCAGGTTTCAGA GGGAAAGTGTCTCCCAGCCTTTCCGTCTCTGAGTAG
- the LOC139418218 gene encoding BRCA1-A complex subunit RAP80-like isoform X2 — MPPRKKLENRGTDDCPRKRRRAQEEGNVVILDRDEDEDFRPTSSSSSRGERKQEKESRTRSNEMTEEEMLDLAMRLSKQEASSAALQQRQEEEAVRKAIAESLYADSPTHPTQQCQHSPPEGESSVQPPRCKLSYPNHGVADREGARGGDVHVGVAPSDRRRRGKKEGSPLLDMPDLSQTQKVYSQSSPLSQASTSVPLPSSQEEGSSQRNLFGDRSANAIESQDYNNSTKSDSQSQLRIKSPGFPSTTAPQANKPVLCLEKLSQDLLVDCQASGFLLKGHPSLTLPTKSQKSQSYQPKSPTFSNTPVFSKTERGVEPGQSSPSFPKRAMFSNCDSGEEEKEASPTIPKSLVFFKTDRGKAEEQGSPTSPKSTMFSKTERGPEEKETFSGSPVFTRTDQIRDQGPQSCVESVSATGDYEDGDRDDAVKGRDASECLPPCPRTTLSLNKRFVPIRKTAGVSDKVVDQEERKGEPSQRTVNRISTPAELAAEEDLNSEELTLALETQPMQELTSNMALRWSDDDEEENGPEKSAHSPSPVFPQENDLTQPSNQGLSPNTHDHRSPQHRHSPCLVPKKRTHNFDGAACEEGESQSKCIRKKFTFKGMYGAPSPSLLRQAAGRSQDEAKGGSTSSHQPLASSSSLSPPTDGQGYGGVVRYYWGVPFCPRGHNPDAYTQVILSQLEVYEKSLKEAQRGLLRKAGWGEPVLPGPPEKPFSRRGRLERRRAQRLLEEEERGGKHQEELVEVVEDDDEEEGEKRARQLSRWGVEGGGKRGRQEWKDCQDLFVSSPEQEEKSASPVFHADTSQLILLQRRLGLRRKEERLAEKQPPDLLEEREEDEKEENMDDKEGGEKREEEEVDVRGLQVPETQLSDDSTQDLMVTSPAQLQPESQSLPQIQTFLSSPRPLEQHEEGMLVVGEEEGRRSSPVGIPAVGEDVRMEEDIPEPAFPRSPNMDCPMCMRLFPLTEIEMHAAYCDGTTGIMEEEMAEESHSQVSVKAGRKRTRRGENIGEEQPSSSGSGKVVQGEKCFLCQQLFPLKYHEKHVEGCIKNKEFSKAAPRDGQLFWSSVCVTIFQSGDLLSALDQTEHIYSGTAEAKPCDTTANNQQSGLIDDLDTAESGGRGDFSAPGFRGKVSPSLSVSE, encoded by the exons ATGCCTCCTCGGAAAAAGCTAGAGAACAGAGGCACGGATGATTGTCCCAGGAAACGACGACGAGCTCAGGAAGAGGGCAATGTCGTCATCTTAGACAGAGACGAG GATGAAGACTTCAGAccgacatcatcatcatcatcaagagGGGAGCGCAaacaggagaaggagagtagaACACGATCAAACG AGATGACAGAGGAGGAGATGCTGGACCTGGCCATGAGACTGAGTAAACAGGAGGCCAGCAGCGCTGCTCTCCAGCAACGACAGGAGGAAGAGGCCGTGAGGAAGGCCATCGCTGAAAGCCTCTAC GCAGACAGCCCTACTCATCCTACACAACAATGTCAACATTCTCctccagagggagagagcagcgtACAGCCCCCCAGGTGTAAACTCTCCTACCCTAACCATGGTGTGGCTGACAGGGAGGGAGCCCGCGGTGGAGATGTTCATGTAGGGGTGGCTCCctcagacaggaggaggagggggaagaaggaGGGAAGCCCATTACTAGATATGCCTGACCTGTCTCAGACCCAGAAGGTCTACTCCCAGTCCTCCCCCCTCAGCCAAGCTTCCACCTCAGTGCCTCTCCCATCCTCACAG GAAGAGGGGTCTTCTCAGAGGAACCTTTTCGGAGACCGCTCAGCCAACGCAATTGAATCTCAGGACTACAACAACTCCACAAAGAGTGACTCCCAGTCCCAACTCAGGATCAAGTCCCCTGGTTTCCCTTCCACTACGGCTCCCCAAGCCAACAAACCTGTCCTGTGCCTGGAGAAGCTTAGCCAGGACCTCCTAGTAGACTGTCAGGCCTCTGGGTTCCTACTAAAGGGTCATCCCAGCTTAACGCTTCCCACAAAGTCCCAGAAATCTCAATCTTATCAGCCCAAGAGCCCCACATTCTCCAATACCCCTGTGTTTTCCAAAACagagagaggtgtggaaccagGCCAAAGTAGTCCCTCCTTTCCTAAACGCGCCATGTTCTCTAATTGTGATTCaggagaggaagaaaaagagGCCAGTCCCACCATTCCTAAAAGCCTGGTCTTTTTCAAGACTGATAGAGGAAAGGCAGAGGAACAAGGGAGTCCAACTTCTCCTAAAAGCACCATGTTCTCTAAGACTGAAAGAGGACCAGAAGAGAAAGAGACCTTCTCTGGAAGTCCAGTCTTTACCAGAACTGATCAGATAAGGGACCAGGGTCCACAGAGCTGTGTTGAAAGTGTTTCTGCAACAGGAGACTatgaggatggagacagagatgaTGCTGTGAAGGGCAGGGATGCCTCAGAGTGCCTTCCACCATGCCCCAGAACAACCCTGTCCCTGAACAAGAGATTTGTGCCTATAAGGAAGACTGCTGGAGTTTCAGACAAAGTTGTTGACCAAGAGGAACGCAAGGGTGAACCCTCGCAGAGAACTGTAAACAGGATTAGCACGCCTGCAGAGTTGG CTGCAGAAGAAGACCTTAATTCAGAGGAACTTACATTGGCTTTGGAGACTCAGCCAATGCAGGAGTTAACCAGTAATATGGCGCTACGCTGGTCAGATGATGACGAAGAGGAAAATGGTCCTGAAAAG tcagCTCACTCGCCCAGCCCAGTCTTCCCACAGGAGAATGACCTCACTCAGCCAAGCAACCAGGGTCTCTCCCCAAACACCCACGACCACCGTTCCCCCCAACACAGACACAGCCCCTGCCTCGTCCCCAAGAAACGCACTCACAACTTCGACGGCGCCGCGTGCGAGGAGGGGGAGAGCCAGTCCAAGTGCATCCGGAAGAAGTTCACCTTCAAGGGCATGTATGgagccccctctccctctcttctcagaCAGGCTGCAGGTAGGAGCCAGGATGAGGCCAAAGGCGGAAGCACCTCTTCCCACCAGCCCCTGGCCTCCTCCAGcagcctctctccccccacagACGGCCAGGGTTATGGGGGAGTGGTGCGCTACTATTGGGGTGTGCCTTTCTGTCCACGGGGGCATAACCCAGACGCCTACACACAG GTGATCCTGTCCCAGCTGGAGGTGTATGAGAAGAGCCTGAAGGAGGCCCAGAGGGGTCTGCTGAGGAAGGCAGGCTGGGGGGAGCCAGTCCTCCCTGGGCCTCCAGAGAAACCCTTCTCCAGGAGGGGACGCCTCGAGAGACGCAGGGCCCAACGACTcctggaagaagaggagagagggggaaaacatCAGGAAGAGCTAGTGGAGGTGGTagaagatgatgatgaagaggagggagagaagagggcgaGACAGCTGTCACGGTGGGGGGTggaagggggagggaagagaggaaggcaGGAGTGGAAGGACTGCCAGGATCTGTTTGTGTCCTCTCCTGAACAAGAGGAA AAATCTGCCTCCCCTGTATTTCATGCAGATACCAGTCAGCTAATTCTACTTCAACG GAGACTTGGCCTTAGAAGAAAAGAGGAAAGACTAGCAGAAAAACAACCACCTGACttactggaggagagggaggaagacgaGAAGGAAGAAAATATGGATGATAAAGAgggtggagagaagagggaggaggaagaagtgGATGTCAGAGGCTTACAAGTTCCAG AGACCCAACTCAGTGACGACAGCACTCAAGACCTCATGGTCACCAGCCCTGCACAG CTCCAGCCAGAGAGCCAGTCCCTGCCTCAGATCCAGACCTTTCTTTCATCACCCCGTCCTCTGGAACAGCATGAAGAGGGGATGTTGGtggttggagaggaggaggggcggAGGAGTAGCCCTGTGGGGATCCCTGCTGTAGGAGAGGATGTTCGGATGGAGGAGGATATCCCAGAGCCTGCCTTCCCTCGGAGCCCCAACATGGACTGTCCCATGTGCATGCGTCTCTTCCCCCTGACGGAGATTGAGATGCACGCTGCTTACTGTGACGGTACCACCGGTATCATGGAGGAGGAAATGGCAGAGGAGAGCCACTCGCAGG TTTCAGTCAAGGCTGGTAGGAAGAGGACCAGAAGGGGTGAGAACATTGGAGAGGAGCAGCCCAGCTCTTCTGGCTCTGGCAA GGTGGTACAGGGAGAGAAGTGCTTCCTGTGTCAGCAACTATTTCCTCTCAAGTACCATGAGAAGCATGTAGAGGGCTGCATCAAGAACAAAGAGTTCTCCAAGGCTGCACCCAGAGATGGACAG CTCTTCTGGTCTTCTGTCTGTGTGACGATCTTCCAGAGTGGAGACTTGCTGAGTGCTCTGGACCAGACAGAGCATATATATTCAG GGACTGCTGAGGCCAAACCATGTGATACTACCGCCAATAACCAACAAAG TGGCCTGATTGATGATCTGGACACAGCAGAATCTGGGGGAAGAGGAGACTTCAGCGCCCCAGGTTTCAGA GGGAAAGTGTCTCCCAGCCTTTCCGTCTCTGAGTAG
- the LOC139418218 gene encoding BRCA1-A complex subunit RAP80-like isoform X3, which yields MPPRKKLENRGTDDCPRKRRRAQEEGNVVILDRDEDEDFRPTSSSSSRGERKQEKESRTRSNEMTEEEMLDLAMRLSKQEASSAALQQRQEEEAVRKAIAESLYADSPTHPTQQCQHSPPEGESSVQPPRCKLSYPNHGVADREGARGGDVHVGVAPSDRRRRGKKEGSPLLDMPDLSQTQKVYSQSSPLSQASTSVPLPSSQEEGSSQRNLFGDRSANAIESQDYNNSTKSDSQSQLRIKSPGFPSTTAPQANKPVLCLEKLSQDLLVDCQASGFLLKGHPSLTLPTKSQKSQSYQPKSPTFSNTPVFSKTERGVEPGQSSPSFPKRAMFSNCDSGEEEKEASPTIPKSLVFFKTDRGKAEEQGSPTSPKSTMFSKTERGPEEKETFSGSPVFTRTDQIRDQGPQSCVESVSATGDYEDGDRDDAVKGRDASECLPPCPRTTLSLNKRFVPIRKTAGVSDKVVDQEERKGEPSQRTVNRISTPAELAAEEDLNSEELTLALETQPMQELTSNMALRWSDDDEEENGPEKSAHSPSPVFPQENDLTQPSNQGLSPNTHDHRSPQHRHSPCLVPKKRTHNFDGAACEEGESQSKCIRKKFTFKGMYGAPSPSLLRQAAGRSQDEAKGGSTSSHQPLASSSSLSPPTDGQGYGGVVRYYWGVPFCPRGHNPDAYTQVILSQLEVYEKSLKEAQRGLLRKAGWGEPVLPGPPEKPFSRRGRLERRRAQRLLEEEERGGKHQEELVEVVEDDDEEEGEKRARQLSRWGVEGGGKRGRQEWKDCQDLFVSSPEQEEKSASPVFHADTSQLILLQRRLGLRRKEERLAEKQPPDLLEEREEDEKEENMDDKEGGEKREEEEVDVRGLQVPETQLSDDSTQDLMVTSPAQLQPESQSLPQIQTFLSSPRPLEQHEEGMLVVGEEEGRRSSPVGIPAVGEDVRMEEDIPEPAFPRSPNMDCPMCMRLFPLTEIEMHAAYCDGTTGIMEEEMAEESHSQVSVKAGRKRTRRGENIGEEQPSSSGSGKVVQGEKCFLCQQLFPLKYHEKHVEGCIKNKEFSKAAPRDGQSGDLLSALDQTEHIYSGTAEAKPCDTTANNQQSGLIDDLDTAESGGRGDFSAPGFRVSTSPIQSFTPVSEATDCLIDF from the exons ATGCCTCCTCGGAAAAAGCTAGAGAACAGAGGCACGGATGATTGTCCCAGGAAACGACGACGAGCTCAGGAAGAGGGCAATGTCGTCATCTTAGACAGAGACGAG GATGAAGACTTCAGAccgacatcatcatcatcatcaagagGGGAGCGCAaacaggagaaggagagtagaACACGATCAAACG AGATGACAGAGGAGGAGATGCTGGACCTGGCCATGAGACTGAGTAAACAGGAGGCCAGCAGCGCTGCTCTCCAGCAACGACAGGAGGAAGAGGCCGTGAGGAAGGCCATCGCTGAAAGCCTCTAC GCAGACAGCCCTACTCATCCTACACAACAATGTCAACATTCTCctccagagggagagagcagcgtACAGCCCCCCAGGTGTAAACTCTCCTACCCTAACCATGGTGTGGCTGACAGGGAGGGAGCCCGCGGTGGAGATGTTCATGTAGGGGTGGCTCCctcagacaggaggaggagggggaagaaggaGGGAAGCCCATTACTAGATATGCCTGACCTGTCTCAGACCCAGAAGGTCTACTCCCAGTCCTCCCCCCTCAGCCAAGCTTCCACCTCAGTGCCTCTCCCATCCTCACAG GAAGAGGGGTCTTCTCAGAGGAACCTTTTCGGAGACCGCTCAGCCAACGCAATTGAATCTCAGGACTACAACAACTCCACAAAGAGTGACTCCCAGTCCCAACTCAGGATCAAGTCCCCTGGTTTCCCTTCCACTACGGCTCCCCAAGCCAACAAACCTGTCCTGTGCCTGGAGAAGCTTAGCCAGGACCTCCTAGTAGACTGTCAGGCCTCTGGGTTCCTACTAAAGGGTCATCCCAGCTTAACGCTTCCCACAAAGTCCCAGAAATCTCAATCTTATCAGCCCAAGAGCCCCACATTCTCCAATACCCCTGTGTTTTCCAAAACagagagaggtgtggaaccagGCCAAAGTAGTCCCTCCTTTCCTAAACGCGCCATGTTCTCTAATTGTGATTCaggagaggaagaaaaagagGCCAGTCCCACCATTCCTAAAAGCCTGGTCTTTTTCAAGACTGATAGAGGAAAGGCAGAGGAACAAGGGAGTCCAACTTCTCCTAAAAGCACCATGTTCTCTAAGACTGAAAGAGGACCAGAAGAGAAAGAGACCTTCTCTGGAAGTCCAGTCTTTACCAGAACTGATCAGATAAGGGACCAGGGTCCACAGAGCTGTGTTGAAAGTGTTTCTGCAACAGGAGACTatgaggatggagacagagatgaTGCTGTGAAGGGCAGGGATGCCTCAGAGTGCCTTCCACCATGCCCCAGAACAACCCTGTCCCTGAACAAGAGATTTGTGCCTATAAGGAAGACTGCTGGAGTTTCAGACAAAGTTGTTGACCAAGAGGAACGCAAGGGTGAACCCTCGCAGAGAACTGTAAACAGGATTAGCACGCCTGCAGAGTTGG CTGCAGAAGAAGACCTTAATTCAGAGGAACTTACATTGGCTTTGGAGACTCAGCCAATGCAGGAGTTAACCAGTAATATGGCGCTACGCTGGTCAGATGATGACGAAGAGGAAAATGGTCCTGAAAAG tcagCTCACTCGCCCAGCCCAGTCTTCCCACAGGAGAATGACCTCACTCAGCCAAGCAACCAGGGTCTCTCCCCAAACACCCACGACCACCGTTCCCCCCAACACAGACACAGCCCCTGCCTCGTCCCCAAGAAACGCACTCACAACTTCGACGGCGCCGCGTGCGAGGAGGGGGAGAGCCAGTCCAAGTGCATCCGGAAGAAGTTCACCTTCAAGGGCATGTATGgagccccctctccctctcttctcagaCAGGCTGCAGGTAGGAGCCAGGATGAGGCCAAAGGCGGAAGCACCTCTTCCCACCAGCCCCTGGCCTCCTCCAGcagcctctctccccccacagACGGCCAGGGTTATGGGGGAGTGGTGCGCTACTATTGGGGTGTGCCTTTCTGTCCACGGGGGCATAACCCAGACGCCTACACACAG GTGATCCTGTCCCAGCTGGAGGTGTATGAGAAGAGCCTGAAGGAGGCCCAGAGGGGTCTGCTGAGGAAGGCAGGCTGGGGGGAGCCAGTCCTCCCTGGGCCTCCAGAGAAACCCTTCTCCAGGAGGGGACGCCTCGAGAGACGCAGGGCCCAACGACTcctggaagaagaggagagagggggaaaacatCAGGAAGAGCTAGTGGAGGTGGTagaagatgatgatgaagaggagggagagaagagggcgaGACAGCTGTCACGGTGGGGGGTggaagggggagggaagagaggaaggcaGGAGTGGAAGGACTGCCAGGATCTGTTTGTGTCCTCTCCTGAACAAGAGGAA AAATCTGCCTCCCCTGTATTTCATGCAGATACCAGTCAGCTAATTCTACTTCAACG GAGACTTGGCCTTAGAAGAAAAGAGGAAAGACTAGCAGAAAAACAACCACCTGACttactggaggagagggaggaagacgaGAAGGAAGAAAATATGGATGATAAAGAgggtggagagaagagggaggaggaagaagtgGATGTCAGAGGCTTACAAGTTCCAG AGACCCAACTCAGTGACGACAGCACTCAAGACCTCATGGTCACCAGCCCTGCACAG CTCCAGCCAGAGAGCCAGTCCCTGCCTCAGATCCAGACCTTTCTTTCATCACCCCGTCCTCTGGAACAGCATGAAGAGGGGATGTTGGtggttggagaggaggaggggcggAGGAGTAGCCCTGTGGGGATCCCTGCTGTAGGAGAGGATGTTCGGATGGAGGAGGATATCCCAGAGCCTGCCTTCCCTCGGAGCCCCAACATGGACTGTCCCATGTGCATGCGTCTCTTCCCCCTGACGGAGATTGAGATGCACGCTGCTTACTGTGACGGTACCACCGGTATCATGGAGGAGGAAATGGCAGAGGAGAGCCACTCGCAGG TTTCAGTCAAGGCTGGTAGGAAGAGGACCAGAAGGGGTGAGAACATTGGAGAGGAGCAGCCCAGCTCTTCTGGCTCTGGCAA GGTGGTACAGGGAGAGAAGTGCTTCCTGTGTCAGCAACTATTTCCTCTCAAGTACCATGAGAAGCATGTAGAGGGCTGCATCAAGAACAAAGAGTTCTCCAAGGCTGCACCCAGAGATGGACAG AGTGGAGACTTGCTGAGTGCTCTGGACCAGACAGAGCATATATATTCAG GGACTGCTGAGGCCAAACCATGTGATACTACCGCCAATAACCAACAAAG TGGCCTGATTGATGATCTGGACACAGCAGAATCTGGGGGAAGAGGAGACTTCAGCGCCCCAGGTTTCAGAGTGAGCACCTCGCCCATCCAATCCTTCACCCCTGTCTCAGAAGCCACAGACTGCCTTATCGACTTCTAA